A genomic stretch from Psilocybe cubensis strain MGC-MH-2018 chromosome 1, whole genome shotgun sequence includes:
- a CDS encoding dolichol-P-mannose synthesis, with protein sequence MQGSFNSPDTHKYSVILPTYNERKNLPVIVWLLAKTFTENQLAWEIIVVDDNSPDGTQEIAKQLAKLYGEDKIVLKPRAGKLGLGTAYIHGLNFVTGDFVIIMDADFSHHPKFIPQFIRLQKAHNLDIVTGTRYRATSKPSSPDAQPGGVHGWDFTRKLVSRGANFLADTVLNPGVSDLTGSFRLYRLPVLRHIITETVSKGYVFQMEMMVRARALGYTVGEVPITFVDRIYGDSKLGSNEIVSYAKGIWVLFTTV encoded by the exons ATGCAAGGCTCTTTCAACTCCCCAGATACCCATAAATACAGCGTCATTCTCCCGACATACAATGAACGCAAGAATCTTCCAGTCATTGTGTGGCTGCTGGCCAAGACCTTTACTGAAAA CCAACTCGCATGGGAAATCATTGTGGTAGATGACAACAGTCCAGATGGGACTCAAGAAATCGCCAAACAACTGGCGAAATTGTATGGGGAGGACAAGATA GTGCTCAAACCGCGTGCTGGTAAACTCGGTCTGGG AACTGCCTATATTCATGGTTTGAACTTCGTTACCGGAGACTTCGTTATTATTATGGATGCAGATTTCTCTCATCAC CCGAAGTTCATTCCACAATTCATTAG GCTTCAGAAAGCACATAACTTAGACATAGTGACCGGTACCCGGTATAGGGCGACCTCAAAGCCATCTTCCCCAGACGCTCAACCCGGAGGGGTTCACGGCTGGGACTTCACCCGAAAACTCGTATCACGCGGCGCCAACTTCCTTGCTGACACTGTCCTCAACCCAGGCGTGAGTGACTTGACGGGTAGCTTCCG GCTTTACCGCCTCCCGGTCCTCCGTCATATTATTACGGAAACCGTTTCAAAAGGATATGTATTCCAGATGGAAATGATGGTCCGGGCACGCGCGCTTGGGTATACCGTTGGCGAGGTGCCTATCACGTTTGTGGATCGCATCTACGGTGACAGTAAGCTAGGCTCCAACGAGATTGTATCGTATGCGAAAGGAATTTGGGTGCTTTTCACGACAGTATAA
- a CDS encoding Protein BNI4 produces MAALAEPAMDNTRQRTDQQQQQQQQHQHLQQQQQQLHQQMLQQQYPYTVQQQPQGTWTPNITATPFYPSFYQNQQAFDQQLAAQWAYQQMMFSAQHGFPQPAFNPFPSGTPPPRQDQQLPPHPYRRPNRSQQQQQQPLPPYARPDASSSSSSLNSSSSHHHHHPRQRTNSTQSSASAHRPASLRSASGASSRSTSSAPAQPSRQPLQLPRTGSSSSSTASSSSAPSTSTTQPTSPTTVASSSSTATSPTASGSLPRLTRPSPLSQGSSYSAAEKRRSRDDSDIAALIHEQTPTAAIVRSGGLKGRLRRALSFNAAQALKEEEDAAHPTVYEEDEEEDDVSIKASQVNGKLKAKSTIAPQSTTTTAGTATTTAKPLAPRGKTPEDEAGPSTATPVPVKKKGRAASLFNSRLNASTDNISLSSTVSSASVMIRKLGAMGKLARRNSLAGITSLFKDKDKDKDRDGEGKDKKGKKAAKDAKKTAKGQASEASVSHVTAELDRMGAGGDWSVGAEMNGLSPAAKLARQHTLKSNAEAAAKAKEAAAAKEAAEKEKEKEAAATAAAAGRGQVFANGAGVGPRGRGCRRGIGIRRRGTGGMGVHRINEDGTRTLVESDDESDDGHYPQQQQQQQPYHHQQQQQQQQQNYNADGWDDDEEWDVDGDGDGDEHDGDDGDEDVTIRMSAEQQQHSQRTSADSNTSDMEPWAVDIRRSIEKARQPAKGILKRAESYDQQAYLVQDPHAHGFGHGHGHGHGHGFGQMRARSNSYNAPGTGTAQESGPGPLARMPSPDPDHIDGLHRHGSHSSVHKHREREREREKEQAPWLPPLSFDGESSSPLSSTFLGSTGTSKELPATPTFDSPSSSSSSSPSIIAPQPIHASIPNANPTPTITANRASAIYQHPSLNSSAPALTTHPSPSPSPSSSPTSSHPHPHPSHPHPPTLTLAHRAATAPAPTKRLTFATNLSVYDTFSASVYDRRSEPATWSRLTPALAQRIKEELNSYKMEEMEVHAASRIHTQFFV; encoded by the exons ATGGCCGCTTTGGCTGAACCAGCGATGGACAACACTCGCCAGCGCACcgaccagcagcagcagcagcaacaacaacaccaacatctgcagcagcaacaacaacaactccACCAGCAGATGCTCCAGCAGCAGTACCCATACACGGTGCAGCAACAACCGCAGGGGACATGGACACCAAACATCACTGCTACGCCCTTCTACCCCTCCTTCTACCAAAATCAGCAGGCATTTGACCAGCAGCTCGCAGCCCAGTGGGCCTACCAGCAGATGATGTTCAGTGCCCAGCATGGCTTTCCCCAGCCTGCATTCAACCCATTCCCCAGCGGCACCCCGCCTCCCAGGCAGGACCAGCAGCTGCCTCCTCACCCGTACCGCCGCCCCAATCGTtcccagcaacaacaacagcagccCCTCCCGCCGTACGCCCGCCCCGACGCATCCAGCTCATCATCGTCCCTcaactcctcctccagccatcaccaccaccacccccgccaGCGCACCAACAGCACCCAAAGCTCAGCCAGCGCACACCGCCCCGCCTCCCTCCGCTCTGCCTCGGGCGCATCTTCCCGCTCAACCTCTTCCGCCCCAGCCCAGCCATCGCGCCAGCCCCTCCAGCTGCCCCGCACCggctcatcctcctcctccactgcctcctcttcctccgcgccctccaccagcaccacccaACCCACCTCCCCAACAACCgtcgcctcctcctcctccaccgccaCCTCACCCACCGCATCCGGGAGCCTGCCGCGCCTCACACGCCCCTCGCCCCTCTCCCAGGGCAGCAGCTACAGCGCCGCGGAGAAGCGCAGATCCCGGGACGACAGCGACATCGCCGCGCTCATCCACGAGCAGACGCCCACCGCCGCCATCGTGCGCAGCGGCGGGCTCAAAGGCCGCCTCCGCCGCGCGCTCTCCTTCAACGCCGCACAAGCActcaaagaggaagaagacgctGCGCATCCGACTGTGTatgaggaggacgaggaggaggatgatgtGTCTATTAAAGCTTCTCAGGTCAACGGCAAGCTCAAGGCTAAATCCACCATTGCGCCCCAgtctactactactactgcTGGTACTGCTACTACTACTGCTAAACCACTGGCTCCGCGGGGTAAAACACCAGAGGACGAGGCTGGGCCGTCCACTGCCACCCCGGTGCCGGTGAAGAAAAAGGGGCGCGCGGCGTCACTCTTCAACTCGCGCTTGAACGCGAGCACAGACAACATCTCGCTCTCGTCCACCGTCAGCTCCGCGAGCGTCATGATCCGCAAGCTCGGGGCGATGGGCAAGCTCGCCCGACGCAACTCGCTCGCTGGGATCACCTCCCTCTttaaagataaagataaggATAAAGATAGAGACGGCGAGGGGAAAGACAAAAAGGGGAAAAAGGCAGCAAAGGACGCGAAGAAGACGGCCAAGGGCCAGGCGAGCGAGGCGAGCGTGTCGCATGTTACCGCTGAGCTCGATCGGATGGGCGCAGGGGGCGATTGGAGTGTGGGCGCGGAGATGAACGGGCTGTCGCCTGCTGCGAAGCTCGCAAGGCAGCACACGCTCAAGTCGAATGCGGAGGCGGCTGCGAAGGCGAAAGAGGCCGCTGCGGCGAAGGAGGCCgcggagaaggaaaaggagaaggaggctgctgcgacggcggcggcggcggggaGGGGGCAGGTGTTTGCGAATGGCGCGGGGGTGGGGCCCCGGGGGCGGGGGTGCCGGCGTGGGATCGGAATACGGCGACGAGGCACGG GCGGGATGGGCGTGCACAGGATCAACGAGGACGGCACGCGCACGCTCGTAGAGTCCGACGACGAGAGCGACGACGGGCATTAtccccagcagcagcagcaacaacagccataccaccaccaacaacaacagcagcagcagcaacaaaaTTACAACGCGGACGGAtgggacgacgatgaagaatggGACGTCGATGGcgacggggacggggacgagCACGACGGCGATGATGGGGACGAGGACGTCACGATCCGCATGAGCGCCGAGCAGCAACAACACTCTCAACGCACGAGCGCAGACTCCAACACAAGCGACATGGAGCCGTGGGCCGTCGACATCCGGCGGAGCATCGAAAAGGCGCGGCAGCCCGCCAAAGGCATCCTCAAGCGCGCGGAGAGCTACGACCAGCAGGCGTACCTCGTCCAGGACCCACACGCGCATGGATTTGGGCATGGACACgggcatggacatggacatgggtTTGGGCAGATGCGCGCGAGATCGAACTCGTACAACGCCCCTGGGACGGGGACGGCGCAGGAGAGTGGGCCGGGCCCGCTTGCGCGCATGCCGAGTCCGGATCCTGATCATATTGACGGGCTGCATCGGCACGGGTCGCATTCGTCTGTGCATAAACATCGAGAGCGCgagcgggagagggaaaAGGAGCAGGCGCCGTGGTTGCCGCCGCTTTCGTTTGACGGCGAGTCGTCGTCGCCTCTGTCCAGCACGTTCCTTGGAAGCACGGGCACGTCGAAAGAGCTGCCTGCTACACCCACGTTCGACTCGccttcctcatcatcatcatcatcaccatctaTAATCGCACCACAGCCCATTCACGCTTCCATACCCAACGCCAACCCCACGCCAACGATAACAGCTAACCGCGCATCCGCAATCTACCAACACCCCTCGCTCAACTCCTCCGCACCAGCACTAACAACCCAcccctccccctctccctccccctcctcctccccaacctcttcccacccccacccccacccatcccacccccacccaccAACTCTAACTCTAGCGCACCGCGCCGCcaccgcccccgcccccacCAAGCGCCTGACATTCGCCACGAATCTCTCAGTGTACGACACCTTCTCGGCATCGGTGTACGATAGGAGAAGCGAGCCTGCGACGTGGAGCCGGCTTACGCCTGCGCTTGCGCAGCGGATTAAGGAGGAGCTGAATTCGTATAAGatggaggagatggaggtgCATGCTGCTAGTCGGATTCA CACACaattttttgtctga
- a CDS encoding Diadenosine hexaphosphate hydrolase — MSYLYGTTGLSEVTNALLLKTLLKPEVEMSENMETEGSQKVENGSEVLLPTLSKWSTPAILPSAWCSTDFLVGAGMVIIQQNTHKIVMIHAPDWERKWFFPRGRKDVGETIEQAALREAFEESGYRAQLLPLLNPTTQPFPPASMGNIESALNVEPIFLTTTLYNGVYLTSWFVGQIPEDAAVDTSRERMPSEENFQTHLLSYEEAMQKVNGSEIDVLQYAWDIYQKTLEFVAERRAQDISNIYNLGSGTKDMPSYT, encoded by the exons ATGAGCTATTTGTATGGCACTACAGGTCTCTCGGAAGTTACAAAt gCCCTTCTCCTAAAGACTTTGTTGAAGCCGGAAGTTGAAATGTCAGAGAATATGGAGACGGAGGGTTCGCAAAAGGTCGAGAACGGCTCGGAGGTGTTGCTTCCAACTCTGTCAAAGTGGTCGACTCCTGCGATTCTGCCAAGCGCTTGGTGCTCTACCGACTTCCTGGTTGGGGCTGGTATGGTGATCATTCAGCAAAACACGCATAAAATAGTCATGATTCATGCACCCGATTGGGAGCGCAAATGGTTCTTTCCCCGCGGTAGGAAGGACGTTGGGGAGACTATAGAGCAGGCAGCTCTAAGAGAGGCCTTTGAGGAG TCTGGATACCGCGCTCAACTTTTACCACTGCTTAATCCAACTACTCAACCTTTTCCACCGGCTAGTATGGGCAATATCGAAAGTGCCTTGAATGTGGAGCCTATATTTTTGACGACCACCTTGTATAACGGAGTCTACCTTACTTCATGGTTCGTCGGTCAGATACCCGAGGATGCT GCAGTCGATACAAGCAGGGAGCGTATGCCCAGCGAGGAGAACTTTCAGACGCACTTGCTATCATACGAAGAAGCCATGCAGAAAGTCAACGGCTCGGAAATAGATGTGTTGCAATACGCCTGGGACATCTACCAGAAAACACTCGAATTTGTTGCAGAAAGAAGAGCACAGGATATAAGCAACATTTACAATCTTGGGAGTGGAACCAAGGATATGCCATCATACACATAA
- a CDS encoding Leukotriene A-4 hydrolase: MADITVDTATRSNITEIATEHVDFEWRVDFETQVISGSATHTMIVKKTGVTEAIFDTGDLSISAITINGQAAQYTLDPKDPVTGSALHVVLPGGLQEEAKVTIKVYYRTTQDCTALQWLDKDQTQGKKFPYLFSQCQPIYARSLAPLQDTPGNKIKYSAKVTAVLPVLLSAIRISPPSDGPPHDGKEIGTDLVTYTYDQPIPIPSYLIAIAVGNVLYEEFKTPEGKQWTSGIWAEPETIEAAYYEFSEDTTKFLAAEEELVTSYRFGVYDLLVLPPSFPYGGMENACLSFLTPTLLTGDRTLVDVVVHELTHSWFGNGVTHANPSHFWLNEGWTTYIERVLQEKLHSPAARGFAYVIGSKALYDSLKDYEDRPKFQRLVIAFEEGEDPDDAYSSIPYEKGANFILHLEETLGGLDVFLPYVKSYVEKFMGQSITTAEWKEHLYEYWRDADESKIAALDDVDWDGWLYGEGTELPVKMVYDLTLAEAAWSLAERWDQARDKSVKDLDFTEDDLKGFNSNQIVAFLEKLQSYDALPSPLIEHLGSLYQVSSTPNAEIRLRFYGVALLDPTSDAAKTFAVEAANWVVGKDGTGVIKGRMKFCRPVLRDVGKVDIEFARKEWIAARDQFHPIARKLIDKDLGITKA; this comes from the exons ATGATAGTGAAGAAAACTGGAGTCACAGAGGCTAT TTTTGATACCGGGGATCTGAGCATCAGTGCGATCACCATTAACGGACAAGCCGCACAG TATACTCTTGATCCCAAGGATCCAGTCACAGGTTCTGCTTTGCACGTTGTTCTTCCCGGAGGTTTGCAAGAAGAAGCCAAGGTCACCATCAAGGTTTACTACAGAACCACCCAAGACTGCACTGCGTTACAATGGTTGGACAAGGA TCAAACGCAAGGAAAAAAGTTCCCTTATCTATTCAGCCAGTGTCAGCCTATCTACGCGCGCTCCCTTGCGCCTCTTCAAG ACACTCCTGGAAACAAAATT AAATACTCCGCAAAAGTCACTGCTGTACTTCCAGTACTGCTCTCTGCTATACGTATATCGCCACCATCCGACGGGCCCCCTCACGATGGCAAAGAAATAGGAACGGACCTTGTGACCTATACATACGATCAG CCCATACCAATCCCGTCGTACCTGATTGCTATCGCAGTGGGCAACGTCCTCTATGAAGAGTTTAAAACGCCTGAAGGCAAACAATGGACCAGTGGTATCTGGGCTGAACCCGAGACGATCGAAGCCGCGTACTACGAGTTTAGCGAAGACACAACGAA GTTTTTGGCAGCGGAGGAGGAGCTCGTCACGTCCTATCGATTCGGGGTGTACGACCTGCTCGTGTTGCCACCTTCTTTCCCATATGGAGGCATG GAAAACGCGTGCCTGAGTTTTTTGACTCCAA CTCTCTTGACCGGGGACAgaaccctcgtcgacgttgTCGTGCACGAGCTCACCCACTCATGGTTCGGAAACGGCGTCAC CCACGCAAACCCCTCCCACTTCTGGCTCAACGAGGGCTGGACGACGTACATCGAGCGCGTGCTGCAGGAGAAACTGCACTCCCCCGCCGCCCGCGGCTTCGCATATGTGATCGGGTCCAAGGCGCTGTACGACTCGCTGAAGGACTACGAGGACCGGCCTAAGTTCCAGAGGCTCGTCATCGCCTTTGAGGAGGGCGAGGATCCCGACGACGCATACAGCAGCATTCCATACGAAAAGGGTGCGAATTTCATCCTGCACCTCG AAGAAACCCTCGGCGGACTCGACGTGTTCTTGCCCTACGTCAAAAGCTACGTCGAGAAGTTCATGGGGCAAAGCATAACAACCGCCGAATGGAAGGAGCACCTCTACGAGTACTGGCGCGACGCCGACGAGTCCAAGATCGCCGCCCTCGACGACGTTGACTGGGACGGCTGGCTGTACGGCGAAGGCACCGAGCTGCCAGTGAAAATGGTGTACGATCTGACATTAGCAGAGGCGGCGTGGTCGCTCGCAGAGAGGTGGGACCAAGCGCGGGACAAGTCCGTCAAAGATCTCGACTTTACCGAAGACGATCTGAAAGGATTCAACTCGAACCAGATCG TCGCCTTCCTCGAGAAACTCCAGTCCTACGATGCACTGCCCTCTCCCCTCATCGAACACCTCGGCTCGCTCTACCAAGTATCCAGCACACCCAACGCCGAAATCCGGCTGCGCTTCTACGGCGTCGCGCTCTTAGACCCTACCTCGGACGCAGCCAAAACGTTCGCGGTCGAAGCTGCCAACTGGGTCGTGGGCAAGGACGGCACCGGGGTGATCAAGGGCAGGATGAAGTTCTGCAGGCCCGTCTTGCGCGATGTGGGAAAGGTTGATATTGAGTTTGCGAGGAAGGAGTGGATCGCTGCTCGGGATCAGTTCCACCCTATTGCGCGCAAGTTGATTGACAAG GATTTGGGCATCACGAAAGCTTGA
- a CDS encoding hypothetical protein (Uncharacterized protein C824.09c) — MSVRQDKATTDRFARTLRELVKRPENKVCADCKRNDPRWASWNLGVFLCIRCSGIHRGMGTHISKVKSVDLDVWTPEQMESIQKWGNHLANLYWEAHLKAGHVPPEHKMESFIRSKYESRRWAMDGPPPADPSVLDTTGGAAGSSAPPAPPPSVPAPAPAPATTPTTQQTRHAPTASFSSRAAPVITRQPQTHQLLSSNYTSNRPTGAVPAQPVQQAHATPAPAQAQAAQPKSLENELFSLDFHAPSPVQKTAVAEQPKKDVKQDILSLFSAPPPAAAAAVGGAGFGGAFGNQAALWGGVQVPHAQMLPQQQQQQQQQQQQQQQQQQQQQQQQQQQQLLFNQTQQWGGGGASGAGAGAGGWNGVGATAPILPAQPNVWGTPASSLSPQQQQQQFQQQFQMQHQQYAQQQALQQQNSLFNTNAVWGAPAAAATPAAGSGIPDLFGSSSAFGSTAQPAQQQQKTDDVFGDIWGGFK; from the exons ATGTCCGTGCGACAGGACAAAGCGACGACTGACCGCTTCGCGCGTACGCTCCGCGAGCTCGTCAAGCGCCCCGAAAACAAAGTCTGCGCGGACTGTAAACGCAATG ATCCACGATGGGCGTCCTGGAATCT GGGCGTTTTTCTGTGCATTCGATGCTCGGGGATCCATCGAGGGATGGGCACACACATCAGCAAAGTCAAGTCCGTCGATCTGGACGTATGGACGCCCGAGCAGATGGAG TCGATTCAGAAATGGGGCAATCATCTGGCGAATTTGTACTGGGAAGCGCATTTGAAAGCTGGGCATGTGCCTCCTGAACA CAAAATGGAATCTTTCATCCGATCCAAATACGAATCGCGAAGATGGGCGATGGACGGTCCTCCACCAGCCGATCCCTCCGTGCTGGATACCACCGGCGGCGCAGCCGGGTCATCCGCGCCTCCCGCACCTCCACCATCAGtgccagcaccagcaccagcaccagcgaCGACGCCCACGACGCAGCAGACCCGCCATGCTCCGACAGCCAGCTTCTCCTCCCGCGCCGCGCCCGTCATCACAAGGCAGCCTCAAACGCACCAGCTCCTTTCGTCCAACTACACCTCCAATCGGCCGACAGGCGCAGTCCCCGCACAGCCCGTCCAGCAGGCACACGCCACCCCCGCGCcagcgcaggcgcaggcggcACAGCCTAAATCCCTCGAAAACGAGCTCTTCTCGCTCGACTTCCACGCGCCGTCTCCGGTGCAGAAGACGGCTGTGGCGGAGCAGCCGAAGAAAGACGTGAAGCAGGATATTTTGTCGCTTTTTTCTGCGCCCCCtccggctgctgctgccgctgttGGAGGTGCTGGATTTGGAGGCGCGTTTGGGAACCAGGCGGCGCTTTGGGGTGGTGTGCAGGTGCCGCATGCTCAGATGCTccctcaacaacaacaacaacaacaacaacaacaacaacagcagcagcagcagcagcagcagcagcagcagcagcagcagcagcagcagttgTTGTTTAACCAGACACAGCAGTGGGGCGGAGGTGGTGCaagtggtgctggtgctggtgctggtggatgGAACGGTGTGGGTGCAACAGCGCCTATTTTACCTGCGCAGCCTAATGTCTGGGGCACACCTGCCTCGTCGTTGTCgccacaacagcaacagcagcagttCCAGCAGCAGTTCCAAATGCAGCATCAACAGTACGCGCAACAACAGGCACTGCAGCAGCAGAATAGTTTGTTTAATACAAACGCTGTGTGGGGcgcgcctgctgctgctgcgacgCCGGCGGCTGGTAGTGGTATTCCTGATCTGTTTGGATCGTCGTCGGCGTTTGGGAGTACCGCGCAGCCtgcacagcagcagcagaagacGGACGATGTGTTTGGTGATATATGGGGTGGATTCAAGTAA